The Cydia fagiglandana chromosome 4, ilCydFagi1.1, whole genome shotgun sequence genome has a window encoding:
- the LOC134663561 gene encoding protein artichoke-like: MLLKTERVCLCLVLLITIASAQTLCPTPETILPCICTNRNEDMQIWCTHSDLPQVLKGVQKIGDTIRKSIDELIIENNYLPSLPGKIFQNVNILRLMLRHNGLERLSVAWLETQETNLVEIFIVENDLKSIPSESLMKLQNLQAITIQSHNLKRIPALTGMPRLRYINVQSGSLNAVNERTFEGLPTVEKLFIKGSPNLQTIKENAIYNLPKLKKLEITNCGINVIHMRALSLLPMLTELSFSDNKITDASMVGRATRDLPALSILNLNNNLIDKLNEGAFVDQGMLESLFLSNNNINVIHHGAFHRVPKLRVVDLNYNNINRIHPESFLQQSGSGVEELNLIGNQITHISEFRALLDALPRLRFLDMSENLLQDIPRGALRGHPSLERLHLNKNKIKFIQADAFMAMPALRELHLSNNSLTDFNEGPFWNLPALKGLDLSFNHFQRLQPKLLYNLPSLRRINLSNNQLTMIDPITFIESPLLEYVNISGNALVSIHPATFRNLASLYEIDASYNRLMEFVPGLPRGLEKLYLQKNQITSLPVPPSPDLDLPSLRTLDISNNGIQKMPRGSMKTLHNLRRLYMRRNGLRQIDPMTFGDLEKLEMLDLGENQIISVHPKSFTKLQYLKQVNLHGNTIENFDFMAVQNNAALSTLDFSKNRLKSISPNMVSRALDIEILNISSNNLVELPISLNMLPKLRLLDASNNHIKFFDGNAINNIHTLKEINMVNNKVIELRSSSFEELRDLETIHFESNQIEIIHPKAIINLPNLVSIHLSRNHIIDLPDRVFSNLPKLRIIELQGNRLQYISLRAFENLPLVQYLNMSNNQLTNIDNSGLRQLASLEVLDLSFNKLNKITRASFQYMEWLVELNLDNNQICYIGGQPFDFMPRLKVLSLQHNKLTTVGEPVFAKLRNNIAILDIDGNPLICNCRIVWLKSWLAESSSIGPKCADGTYVKGMPFSKSDCANTPTGDEDLRSCVALENQALLPNLATSQVFSTMDKIKDYTQQIKNNYHINKLNRPSPEESEYFYDEYVDYPYNETLIDGLNEINAQNKNKSHYTPGDTPTLYAEMKNTTKKNPAPDAGGSGFTFFGMPLPTINMGQLLNTGRKIDWQENKQQNPADKYQTHEPPKFETGGFSPILPTTATGFKPITNPHMNVSQNAVANVGDAKYSAKGSKQNSVVGSSTKPSVNTVQRNSTHQKMKSEIHEIQAFLNDDNSTHVAYNRTKAIEEEKSDPNNISKYNLMESNLTVNHITEKEGLLITTDTSNDMSLQAWLETSTQSFIGPTVTSKPPIKKHIENNPPTALSAILVPNNEELARRNYTKRPATITKVTMPHAEHYDNHDNYLPVINREAKTRFSELPNIGNTKTRQAEDRDWYYKNYNNSNLEPYIAPGVHNSGGDIVKVKIYIVLVGLCLKLYC, encoded by the exons ATGCTACTTAAGACTGAGAGGGTTTGCTTATGCCTGGTCTTACTAATAACGATTGCGTCAGCGCAGACATTATGTCCAACTCCAGAGACGATTCTGCCATGCATATGCACCAATCGAAACGAAGATATGCAAATATG GTGCACGCACAGCGATTTGCCACAAGTGTTGAAGGGCGTACAAAAGATCGGAGACACTATAAGAAAATCTATAGATGAGCTCATTATAGAAAACAACTATTTACCTTCCCTACCTGGAAAGATATTCCAAAATGTAAATATACTTCGACTGATGTTGCGGCATAATGGACTGGAAAGGCTATCCGTAGCATGGCTGGAAACTCAGGAGACGAATTTAGTTGAAATATTTATAGTAGAAAATGATTTGAAGAGCATACCGTCGGAAAGTTTGATGAAACTGCAAAACCTTCAAGCAATCACTATACAATCACACAATCTAAAGAGGATACCTGCCCTCACAGGAATGCCAAGATTGCGCTACATCAACGTCCAATCTGGAAGTCTGAATGCTGTTAATGAGCGCACATTTGAAGGTTTACCCACCGTGGAAAAGTTGTTTATTAAAGGCAGTCCAAATCTTCAAACTATCAAAGAAAATGCTATCTATAATTTACCAAAGTTAAAGAAATTAGAGATAACCAACTGTGGCATAAATGTCATTCACATGAGAGCGCTGTCTCTTCTACCCATGCTGACTGAGCTTTCATTTAGCGACAACAAAATAACGGATGCATCAATGGTTGGAAGAGCTACAAGAGATTTACCAGCGCTGTCTATCTTAAATCTAAATAACAACTTAATTGACAAGTTAAACGAAGGAGCCTTTGTAGACCAGGGAATGTTAGAAAGCCTATTCCTGTCAAACAACAACATTAATGTAATACATCATGGAGCATTTCATAGAGTTCCTAAGTTGAGAGTAGTAGATCTAAATTACAACAACATAAACCGCATTCATCCCGAGTCATTCCTACAACAATCTGGCAGTGGCGTAGAAGAATTAAATCTCATCGGCAATCAAATAACGCATATTTCAGAATTCCGAGCTTTGCTAGATGCATTACCTCGTTTGAGGTTTTTGGACATGAGTGAAAATTTACTTCAAGACATTCCAAGGGGTGCTCTAAGGGGCCACCCGAGTTTGGAACGTCTAcatctaaataaaaataaaataaagttcatACAAGCTGACGCATTTATGGCCATGCCCGCCTTACGAGAATTGCATTTAAGTAATAACTCCTTGACTGATTTTAATGAAGGACCATTTTGGAATTTACCAGCATTAAAGGGTTTAGATTTATCATTTAATCACTTCCAACGTTTACAACCAAAGCTACTCTACAATTTACCATCTCTTAGAAGAATTAATCTAAGTAataatcaattgacaatgattGATCCAATTACGTTTATTGAGTCCCCTTTGCTAGAGTACGTAAACATATCAGGCAATGCTTTGGTGTCCATACATCCTGCGACTTTTAGAAACCTGGCTAGCCTCTATGAAATTGACGCAAGTTACAACCGACTGATGGAATTTGTCCCTGGACTGCCAAGAGGCCTAGAAAAACTATATTTACAAAAGAATCAGATCACTAGCTTGCCAGTACCACCATCTCCAGACTTGGATCTACCATCACTAAGAACATTGGATATTTCGAACAACGGTATTCAAAAAATGCCCCGTGGAAGTATGAAAACTTTACATAACTTACGTAGGCTGTATATGAGACGCAATGGGTTAAGACAGATAGATCCGATGACCTTTGGAGACTTGGAGAAACTAGAGATGTTAGATCTGGGTGAAAACCAGATAATATCAGTTCACCCTAAAAGTTTTACAAAGCTGCAATACTTGAAACAAGTGAATTTACATGGTAATACTATtgaaaattttgattttatggCTGTACAAAATAATGCCGCATTATCAACACTGGATTTTAGTAAAAATAGACTGAAAAGTATAAGTCCGAATATGGTCAGTAGAGCTCTGGATATTGAAATATTGAATATCTCATCCAATAATCTTGTAGAGTTACCTATATCTCTGAATATGCTACCAAAACTTCGTCTATTAGATGCCAGTAACAAtcatataaaattctttgaTGGCAATGCCATCAACAACATCCATACATTGAAGGAAATAAATATGGTGAACAATAAGGTCATAGAATTACGCTCCAGTAGTTTTGAAGAGCTGAGAGACCTGGAAACTATACACTTTGAGAGCAATCAAATAGAAATCATTCACCCGAAAGCTATTATTAACCTTCCAAATCTTGTTTCCATACATTTGAGCAGAAACCATATAATAGATCTACCCGATAGAGTTTTCTCAAATCTCCCAAAGTTAAGGATTATTGAGTTGCAAGGGAATCGCTTGCAATACATCTCCTTGCGGGCATTTGAGAACCTCCCGCTAGTTCAGTATTTGAACATGAGTAATAATCAGTTGACGAATATTGATAATTCAGGACTCCGACAACTCGCGTCCTTAGAAGTACTGGATCTTAGTTTCAATAAACTGAACAAGATCACAAGAGCTTCATTTCAGTATATGGAATGGCTGGTGGAGCTCAATCTAGACAACAATCAGATCTGCTACATCGGTGGCCAGCCGTTCGACTTCATGCCGCGGCTGAAGGTGCTATCGTTGCAACACAACAAATTGACAACAGTCGGCGAACCGGTATTTGCGAAGTTGAGGAATAATATCGCTATTTTGGATATTGATG GAAACCCGCTAATTTGCAACTGCAGAATAGTTTGGCTGAAATCCTGGCTGGCAGAATCATCTTCTATAGGGCCTAAATGTGCCGACGGAACCTACGTGAAGGGAATGCCGTTCTCGAAAAGCGATTGCGCAAACACTCCTACAGGCGACGAGGATTTGAGATCCTGTGTAGCCCTCGAAAACCAAGCACTACTACCCAATTTAGCAACATCTCAAGTGTTCTCCACAATGGACAAAATAAAAGATTACACCCAACAAATCAAAAATAACTACCACATCAACAAACTCAACAGACCTTCTCCTGAAGAGTCAGAATATTTCTACGATGAATACGTAGACTATCCGTACAACGAAACCCTTATCGACGGACTCAACGAGATAAACgcgcaaaataaaaataagtcgcATTACACACCAGGAGACACACCTACTCTTTATGCCGAGATGAAGAATACAACTAAGAAAAATCCTGCTCCCGATGCAGGAGGCAGCGGCTTTACGTTCTTCGGGATGCCTTTACCCACTATCAACATGGGACAGTTGCTTAATACGGGACGCAAGATAGACTGGCAAGAAAACAAGCAACAAAATCCTGCAGATAAATACCAAACACATGAGCCTCCAAAGTTCGAAACAGGTGGCTTTTCACCCATACTCCCAACTACCGCTACTGGTTTCAAACCAATAACAAACCCTCATATGAACGTGTCACAGAATGCCGTCGCAAATGTGGGTGACGCGAAATACAGCGCCAAAGGCAGTAAGCAAAACAGTGTTGTAGGATCATCAACAAAACCGTCAGTAAACACAGTTCAGAGGAACTCTACACATCAGAAAATGAAGAGCGAAATTCACGagattcaagcatttttgaatgaTGATAACAGCACTCATGTAGCTTACAACAGAACTAAGGCTATAGAAGAAGAAAAGAGCGACCCTAATAACATCAGCAAGTACAATCTGATGGAATCTAATTTGACAGTGAATCACATCACAGAAAAGGAGGGCTTACTGATTACTACAGACACCAGCAATGACATGTCTTTGCAGGCCTGGCTGGAGACAAGCACCCAGTCATTTATAGGCCCTACTGTCACTTCTAAGCCCCCTATAAAGAAACATATCGAAAATAACCCTCCAACAGCACTGTCAGCCATTCTAGTACCAAACAATGAGGAATTAGCAAGAAGGAACTATACTAAAAGACCAGCCACTATAACAAAAGTGACAATGCCTCATGCAGAGCATTATGACAATCATGACAACTATTTGCCAGTGATAAACAGGGAGGCTAAAACAAGGTTTTCTGAATTGCCCAATATAGGGAATACAAAGACTAGACAGGCGGAAGACAGAGACTGGTACTATAAGAATTACAATAACTCTAATTTAGAGCCATATATTGCTCCGGGAGTGCACAACTCAGGCGGTGATATTGTTAAAGTTAAGATTTACATAGTTTTAGTTGGATTATGTTTGAAACTGTATTGTTAG
- the LOC134663566 gene encoding 26S proteasome non-ATPase regulatory subunit 7 — MPSQEVVTTKVVVHPLVLLSVVDHFNRMGKIGNQKRVVGVLLGCWRAKGVLDVSNSFAVPFDEDDKDKSVWFLDHDYLENMYGMFKKVNAREKVVGWYHTGPKLHQNDVAINELVRRYCPNSVLVIIDAKPKDLGLPTEAYRAVEEVHDDGSPTTRTFEHVPSEIGAEEAEEVGVEHLLRDIKDTTVGSLSQRITNQLLGLRGLHSQLTEIRDYLLQVGQGSLPMNHQIIYQLQDIFNLLPDIANDNFIDNLYIKTNDQSLVVYLAALVRSIIALHNLINNKITNRDAEEGKKEEAKKEKKDKEDKDEKKTEDKGKVDKKDEKKK, encoded by the exons ATGCCTAGCCAAGAAGTAGTGACCACAAAGGTGGTTGTTCATCCTCTAGTTTTACTTAGTGTCGTGGATCATTTTAACCGAATGGGTAAAATTGGGAACCAGAAACGTGTAGTAGGTGTCCTGCTCGGATGTTGGCGAGCCAAGGGTGTCCTGGATGTATCGAACAGTTTCGCAG TTCCATTCGATGAAGATGACAAGGATAAGTCTGTCTGGTTCCTCGACCATGACTACCTGGAGAACATGTATGGTATGTTCAAGAAAGTTAACGCTAGGGAAAAGGTAGTGGGCTGGTACCACACCGGCCCCAAATTACATCAGAATGATGTTGCTATCAATGAACTGGTCAGGCGCTATTGCCCTAATTCCGTTCTAGTCATCATTGATGCTAAACCGAAGGACCTTGGTCTGCCTACTGAGGCTTACCGGGCTGTAGAAGAGGTTCATGACGATGGTAGCCCAACAACTCGCACCTTTGAACACGTACCCAGTGAAATAGGAGCTGAAGAGGCAGAGGAGGTTGGTGTTGAACATCTACTGAGAGACATCAAGGATACAACAGTCGGAAGTCTCTCTCAAAGAATCACCAATCAGCTCCTCGGTTTAAGAGGCTTACACTCGCAGCTGACTGAAATTAGAGATTACTTGCTCCAAGTCGGCCAAGGTTCCTTACCTATGAACCATCAAATCATCTACCAGTTGCAAGATATATTTAATCTGCTTCCCGACATTGCTAATGACAATTTCATTGACAATCTGTACATAAAAACTAATGATCAGTCTCTTGTTGTGTACCTGGCTGCTCTTGTAAGGTCGAtcattgctctacacaaccttATCAACAATAAGATCACTAATAGAGATGCGGAAGAAGGCAAGAAAGAGGAAGCTAAGAAAGAAAAGAAGGATAAAGAAGATAAAGATGAGAAGAAAACAGAAGATAAAGGGAAAGTTGATAAAAAAGATGAAAAGAAGAAGTAA
- the LOC134663571 gene encoding inosine triphosphate pyrophosphatase, with translation MAQRTLTFVTGNAKKLEELRAILGKTFPLELVSHKLDLPELQGEVDEISIKKCQEAARLLKRPVIVEDTCLCYNALKGLPGPYIKWFLEKLEPEGLTKLLAGWEDKSAQAICTFAYSSGESEDAEVILFQGITKGEIVEPRGRRDFGWDCVFQPEGYDKTYGELAKEVKNTISHRYKALDKLRKHFEQNG, from the coding sequence ATGGCGCAACGAACGTTAACGTTCGTGACCGGCAACGCTAAGAAGTTAGAAGAGCTCCGGGCTATTTTGGGTAAAACATTTCCTTTGGAGTTGGTCAGCCATAAGCTAGATCTGCCAGAACTACAGGGTGAAGTTGATGAAATATCTATTAAGAAGTGTCAGGAAGCGGCGCGCCTTTTAAAGAGACCCGTCATAGTTGAAGATACCTGTCTATGTTACAATGCTTTGAAAGGTCTCCCAGGACCGTACATCAAATGGTTTTTAGAGAAATTAGAGCCAGAGGGTTTAACAAAGTTATTAGCAGGATGGGAGGATAAGTCTGCTCAAGCTATATGCACTTTTGCATATAGTTCTGGAGAAAGTGAAGATGCTGAAGTGATCTTGTTCCAAGGAATAACAAAAGGTGAAATTGTTGAACCACGAGGCAGAAGGGACTTTGGCTGGGACTGTGTGTTCCAACCCGAGGGTTATGACAAGACTTATGGAGAGTTAGCAAAAGAAGTGAAGAACACAATATCTCACAGATATAAGGCTTTGGACAAGCTAAGAAAACACTTTGAACAGAATGGGTAA